The Candidatus Poribacteria bacterium genome includes a window with the following:
- a CDS encoding VOC family protein, with amino-acid sequence MPVGTTNSVIPGAGMHHIAIQTRDWDASIKLYNEVLGMSVVAEFGSPNRRIVLLDMGDGSHIELFEPTDNSPKAGTPAPNDPVIHFALATTDTRSALERVREAGYEITMDTRDVDVGVMQMTIAFFKGPNGEVIEFFQTN; translated from the coding sequence ATGCCCGTCGGAACCACCAACAGCGTCATCCCCGGAGCCGGGATGCACCACATCGCCATTCAGACGCGCGACTGGGACGCCTCTATCAAGCTCTACAACGAAGTGCTTGGAATGTCCGTCGTCGCGGAGTTCGGATCGCCCAACCGGCGCATCGTGCTGCTCGACATGGGCGACGGGAGCCACATCGAGCTCTTCGAGCCGACCGACAACAGCCCCAAGGCGGGAACCCCTGCGCCCAACGATCCGGTCATTCACTTCGCCTTGGCGACGACCGACACGCGTAGCGCCTTGGAGCGTGTGCGCGAAGCTGGCTACGAGATCACGATGGACACGCGCGACGTGGATGTCGGCGTCATGCAGATGACCATCGCCTTCTTCAAGGGGCCCAACGGCGAGGTCATCGAGTTCTTCCAGACCAACTGA
- a CDS encoding LamG domain-containing protein, producing MLRFILPILLGIAAAPGASADLLDGLVLYLPCDDGSGDRVADLSSSRAVVTRVGRAEWIAGGAGFGSALDFKPDAESFLGVTHDFGAMEAMTFSARLYAVDPDPARWNYLLDARNADLGLAEGAFFLARNREQTLRFGDAEAPADVYPRGAWMSLVVMADRKGVQFYVDGKLRARGDAPATMPLSIGDRLVIGNHYLQRQAFSGAMDDIAIWRRVLDLSELAVIRDRPVPVSRPVPGIGCLTMRWGALKRAEPDQP from the coding sequence GTGCTCCGCTTCATCTTGCCAATACTGCTCGGGATCGCGGCAGCGCCCGGAGCGTCCGCTGACCTGCTGGACGGGCTTGTCCTGTACCTGCCGTGCGACGACGGCAGCGGCGACCGCGTGGCAGACCTATCGAGCTCGCGCGCGGTCGTGACGCGGGTCGGTCGCGCCGAATGGATCGCAGGCGGCGCCGGGTTCGGGAGCGCTTTGGACTTCAAGCCCGATGCGGAGAGCTTTCTCGGCGTCACCCACGACTTCGGCGCGATGGAGGCGATGACGTTCTCGGCGCGGCTCTACGCGGTCGATCCGGATCCCGCGCGATGGAACTATCTGCTCGACGCCCGGAACGCCGACTTGGGGCTGGCGGAAGGAGCGTTCTTCCTCGCGCGGAACCGGGAGCAGACGCTCCGGTTCGGCGATGCTGAGGCTCCGGCGGATGTCTACCCGCGCGGCGCGTGGATGTCATTGGTTGTGATGGCGGACCGCAAGGGCGTGCAATTCTACGTGGACGGGAAGTTGCGGGCGCGCGGCGACGCTCCGGCGACGATGCCGCTCTCCATTGGCGACCGCCTCGTTATCGGCAACCATTATCTACAGCGGCAGGCGTTCAGCGGAGCGATGGACGACATCGCCATCTGGCGACGAGTCCTCGACCTTTCCGAGCTCGCCGTGATTCGCGACAGACCCGTGCCGGTTAGCAGACCGGTTCCCGGCATCGGGTGCTTGACGATGCGCTGGGGTGCGCTGAAGAGGGCGGAGCCCGATCAGCCGTGA
- a CDS encoding phytanoyl-CoA dioxygenase family protein has translation MGRDEEGNALGDLFRDYTFGEAEKTELDRDGHYVLPGILTATACERLTESLSRIEDLRRERDDNFPNHHSAECDEYLASLIAHPQLVDLARRVLGEDIRYDHCVSLNRPAGNGGVGWHTHNYAREMPELGFVRIFFYVNGFEPDDGGLKVVPGSHEFRQPIDADDDDKLRGWLSEHRCPATGDIMEIVSLTAPAGTVALMWTWALHAVSPRRHDSATRWTVVYAYRNPGETSHARWITEEFERNPPPGAESLMPLY, from the coding sequence ATCGGTCGAGATGAGGAGGGAAACGCGTTGGGAGACCTATTCCGCGACTACACCTTTGGCGAGGCTGAGAAGACAGAGCTCGACCGCGACGGCCACTACGTCCTGCCAGGCATCCTGACGGCGACCGCCTGCGAACGGCTCACCGAGTCGCTCTCGCGCATCGAAGACCTGCGCCGCGAGCGGGACGACAACTTCCCGAACCACCATTCGGCGGAATGCGACGAGTACCTCGCCAGCCTGATCGCGCACCCGCAACTCGTCGATCTCGCTCGGCGCGTCCTTGGCGAGGACATCCGCTACGACCACTGCGTTTCCCTGAACCGACCGGCGGGCAACGGCGGCGTCGGCTGGCACACGCACAACTACGCGCGCGAGATGCCTGAGCTCGGGTTCGTGCGGATCTTCTTCTACGTCAACGGGTTCGAACCGGACGATGGCGGGCTCAAGGTCGTGCCGGGCAGCCACGAGTTCCGGCAGCCCATCGACGCCGACGACGACGACAAGCTGCGGGGTTGGCTGTCGGAGCACCGGTGCCCGGCGACGGGCGACATCATGGAAATCGTGTCGCTGACGGCTCCGGCCGGAACCGTCGCGCTCATGTGGACGTGGGCTCTCCACGCCGTCTCGCCGCGCCGGCACGACAGCGCCACGCGCTGGACAGTCGTCTACGCCTACCGGAACCCCGGCGAGACTTCCCACGCCCGGTGGATCACCGAGGAGTTCGAGCGGAACCCGCCTCCCGGCGCGGAAAGCCTGATGCCACTCTACTGA
- a CDS encoding NAD-dependent epimerase/dehydratase family protein, producing the protein MKLLVTGGAGFIGSNLVDHFIARGHEVAVIDSLVQGKRSNVNPDADFHELDITDPRVEDVVRGAAPEVIFHYAAQIDVRRSVADPITDATWNILGTLRVLEAARAVGVRKIIFASTGGVIYGTPDYLPADEAHPRRPEVPYGVTKRCVELYLPIYRALHGVDFTVLRYANVFGPRQDPAGEAGVIAIFTDLMLRGRIPRIFGTGKQTRDFVFVGDVIRANEMVLNAGGGEIFNVGTGVPRSVLEVFAALKSALDFPHDAEFAPARPGELDHIYLDCAKIRAELEWEPQVGFEEAVQRTVDWFRR; encoded by the coding sequence GTGAAACTGCTCGTCACGGGTGGTGCCGGTTTCATCGGATCGAACCTCGTCGATCATTTCATCGCGCGGGGGCATGAAGTCGCCGTCATTGACAGCCTCGTCCAGGGCAAGCGGAGCAACGTCAACCCGGACGCCGATTTCCACGAGCTGGACATCACCGACCCGCGCGTCGAAGACGTCGTTCGCGGCGCCGCGCCCGAAGTCATCTTCCATTACGCGGCGCAGATCGACGTACGCCGGTCAGTCGCCGACCCCATCACGGACGCGACGTGGAACATCCTCGGCACGCTGCGTGTTCTCGAAGCGGCGCGAGCCGTCGGCGTCCGCAAGATCATCTTCGCATCGACGGGCGGGGTCATCTACGGAACGCCGGACTATCTGCCAGCGGATGAGGCGCATCCTCGCCGTCCCGAAGTACCCTACGGCGTGACGAAGCGATGCGTCGAGCTCTACCTCCCGATCTACCGCGCCTTGCACGGCGTCGATTTCACGGTGCTGCGCTACGCCAACGTGTTTGGTCCCCGTCAGGACCCGGCGGGAGAGGCGGGCGTCATTGCGATCTTCACCGACCTGATGCTTCGGGGCAGGATTCCGCGCATCTTCGGAACCGGCAAGCAGACACGCGACTTCGTCTTCGTCGGGGACGTGATCCGCGCCAACGAGATGGTGCTGAACGCAGGCGGCGGTGAGATATTTAACGTCGGAACTGGTGTCCCGCGCTCCGTTCTCGAGGTTTTCGCCGCGCTGAAGTCGGCGCTCGACTTCCCGCATGATGCGGAGTTCGCCCCTGCGCGTCCCGGCGAACTCGACCATATCTATCTCGACTGCGCGAAGATCAGAGCGGAGCTGGAGTGGGAGCCGCAGGTGGGCTTCGAGGAGGCGGTGCAGCGCACGGTCGATTGGTTCCGCCGCTGA
- a CDS encoding copper homeostasis protein CutC, with protein MRQAADATVVEVIALNAEDARRACDGGADRIEVCGSMADDGTTPSSGVLGAILALDLPIRTMAMVRPRGGGFVYTPAEIAQMTRSIRSFRALGVDGVVFGCLTPSGDIDVPSLRELMAECASLSVTFHRALDSVSRLAGALKILRECGVSRVLTLGYPCGSARQVTDADAVLGTSRIAQGSPAVMTGGWIEPETTRRLVEGGIREFHFGRAVRGEDGYASPVDPARVAEWRGILSG; from the coding sequence ATGCGCCAGGCTGCCGATGCGACGGTCGTCGAAGTCATCGCGCTCAACGCCGAAGACGCTCGGCGCGCATGCGACGGCGGAGCCGACCGCATCGAGGTCTGCGGCTCGATGGCTGACGACGGCACGACGCCATCTTCAGGAGTCTTGGGAGCGATCCTAGCCCTCGACCTGCCGATACGGACGATGGCAATGGTTCGCCCGCGAGGCGGGGGTTTCGTCTACACGCCTGCCGAGATCGCCCAGATGACACGCTCGATCCGTTCCTTCCGGGCGCTGGGAGTCGACGGCGTCGTGTTCGGCTGTCTCACTCCAAGCGGCGACATCGATGTTCCGAGCCTCCGCGAGCTGATGGCGGAATGCGCGAGCCTGTCGGTCACCTTCCATCGCGCCCTCGACTCCGTCTCCCGACTCGCCGGCGCGTTGAAGATACTGCGTGAATGCGGCGTCTCGCGCGTTCTGACGCTGGGCTATCCGTGCGGCAGCGCACGGCAGGTCACAGACGCGGACGCCGTGTTGGGCACGTCTCGCATCGCGCAAGGATCGCCAGCGGTCATGACGGGCGGCTGGATCGAGCCGGAGACGACTCGGAGGCTGGTCGAAGGCGGCATCCGGGAGTTCCACTTCGGCAGAGCGGTGCGCGGGGAAGACGGCTACGCGTCGCCGGTGGACCCGGCGAGAGTCGCCGAGTGGCGGGGCATCCTGTCGGGCTAG
- a CDS encoding sigma-70 family RNA polymerase sigma factor, protein MSYPDVSLASRTVDSVFLDVAREQTIPNASSDGPATAPTRKRRRQPDASGVPDTISAWLRRIGTYKRLTAIQERELARRARDGDVEAQEALVLANLRLVVSIAARYRGYNVPFADLIQEGNIGLMRAVEKFDYRRGFRFSTYASWWIRQSVIRLLNRSARTIRFPNYVITQIAKFDDAMLRLTQSLGREPSIDELAVELAMPAEKVELLASLPTEPVSLDLDTSRRDDASLHLREQIADPSIEADNGLPQVALRVQLETLLQTLTPRERRVLRLRFGLEDGRDRTLREIGDELGLTRERIRQIEHEALGKLNARVAATSPDAL, encoded by the coding sequence ATGTCATACCCCGACGTGAGCTTGGCGAGCCGAACGGTTGACAGCGTGTTCCTCGATGTCGCGCGGGAGCAGACCATACCCAACGCGTCGAGCGACGGTCCCGCGACCGCGCCGACGCGGAAGCGCCGACGCCAGCCGGATGCTAGCGGCGTGCCAGACACCATCTCGGCGTGGCTCCGTCGCATCGGCACTTACAAACGCCTCACCGCAATCCAAGAGCGCGAACTCGCTCGGCGCGCCCGCGACGGCGATGTCGAAGCCCAAGAGGCGCTCGTCCTCGCGAACCTGCGTCTGGTCGTCAGCATCGCCGCGCGATATCGCGGCTACAACGTGCCCTTTGCCGACCTGATCCAAGAGGGCAACATCGGCTTGATGCGCGCTGTCGAGAAGTTCGACTACCGCCGTGGATTCCGGTTCAGCACCTACGCGAGTTGGTGGATCCGCCAGTCGGTCATCCGACTGCTGAACCGATCCGCCCGTACGATTCGGTTCCCCAACTACGTGATCACTCAGATCGCCAAGTTCGACGACGCCATGCTGCGCCTGACGCAATCCCTGGGCAGGGAGCCGTCGATCGATGAGCTCGCGGTGGAACTCGCGATGCCTGCCGAGAAGGTGGAGCTCTTGGCATCCTTGCCGACCGAACCAGTCTCGCTCGACCTCGACACGAGTCGCCGCGACGACGCGTCGCTCCATCTCCGCGAGCAGATCGCCGACCCGAGCATCGAGGCTGACAACGGCTTGCCGCAGGTCGCGCTGCGCGTTCAGCTCGAGACGTTACTCCAGACGCTGACGCCCAGAGAGAGGCGCGTGCTCCGCCTTCGGTTCGGCTTGGAGGATGGCAGAGACCGCACGCTGCGCGAGATCGGCGACGAGCTGGGACTCACCCGCGAGCGCATCCGGCAGATCGAGCACGAGGCTCTGGGCAAGCTGAACGCTAGGGTCGCCGCGACGAGTCCCGATGCGCTTTGA
- the rimI gene encoding ribosomal-protein-alanine N-acetyltransferase: MLDDALGCAEEGGARSAVRRLRPWWQERETEVRDEPAEPKSSVRFGYAREEDLPDIYDIETRSFSPHWSYNSLAQEVCHPREYSHVLAGKLNGRVVCFTVFWTVVDECHVLNFAVHPDYRRQGIGAAMMDAVLRRMKSLDIRVVTLEVRISNLTARRLYERAGFKPVAIRRGFYQDNGEDAIVMWRDKGMA, translated from the coding sequence GTGCTTGACGATGCGCTGGGGTGCGCTGAAGAGGGCGGAGCCCGATCAGCCGTGAGACGTCTTCGACCATGGTGGCAGGAGCGGGAGACGGAGGTCCGCGACGAACCAGCGGAACCGAAGAGCTCGGTGCGCTTCGGCTACGCGCGCGAGGAGGACTTGCCGGATATCTACGACATCGAGACCCGGTCATTCTCGCCGCATTGGTCGTACAACTCGCTGGCGCAGGAGGTGTGTCATCCGCGCGAGTACTCGCATGTCCTCGCGGGCAAGCTGAACGGTCGTGTCGTCTGCTTCACCGTCTTCTGGACGGTCGTCGACGAATGCCACGTGCTGAACTTCGCGGTGCACCCGGACTACCGGAGGCAGGGGATCGGCGCCGCCATGATGGACGCCGTCTTGCGGCGAATGAAAAGCCTAGACATTCGCGTCGTCACGCTCGAAGTGCGCATCAGCAACCTGACGGCGCGGCGGCTCTACGAGCGCGCGGGCTTCAAACCCGTGGCGATTCGGCGAGGGTTCTACCAAGACAACGGCGAGGACGCCATCGTGATGTGGCGCGACAAGGGTATGGCGTGA
- a CDS encoding DUF2752 domain-containing protein: MFSEPTDVSVSLLSPGGRPNRTIRAVAIGWLAILLAGLWAAEPYLSSTPVICLSRWVLHLPCPGCGMTRALAAAAHGKWRAAAEFHPLWVLTLSALVVGWVFGIGYTYRGWRIRPHTVAAIVATGAVSLIAVWVVRMVIWARQGELPAGFGAP; encoded by the coding sequence ATGTTCTCTGAACCGACCGATGTATCAGTTTCTCTACTGAGCCCGGGCGGGCGTCCGAACCGAACGATTCGGGCAGTCGCCATCGGATGGCTCGCCATCCTGCTCGCGGGGCTCTGGGCAGCGGAACCCTACCTGTCCTCGACGCCCGTCATCTGCCTGAGCCGGTGGGTTCTGCACCTGCCCTGCCCTGGCTGCGGGATGACGCGCGCCCTCGCGGCGGCAGCTCACGGAAAGTGGCGCGCGGCGGCGGAGTTCCATCCGCTGTGGGTTCTGACTCTCTCTGCGTTGGTGGTCGGCTGGGTCTTCGGAATCGGCTATACCTACCGAGGATGGCGGATTCGTCCGCACACGGTAGCCGCCATCGTCGCGACCGGTGCGGTCTCGCTCATCGCCGTCTGGGTCGTCCGCATGGTGATCTGGGCTCGGCAGGGAGAGCTTCCGGCGGGCTTTGGCGCTCCGTGA
- a CDS encoding MerR family transcriptional regulator codes for MTTDRSNGERLLRIGELASQTNTTLRTLHYYEELGLVCPERRTKGGFRLYRPDALDRLRLVLHLRELGLDLPQIQAFLAAKHAPTGAARELRSTIERELRRVKSLLYRYAVLRDELDSALDIVKECERRQCVRTPGGSACPDCEVVSDRECVPTTFMSLPQTG; via the coding sequence ATGACTACCGACCGGTCCAATGGGGAGCGACTGCTGCGCATCGGCGAACTGGCGTCGCAGACCAACACGACGCTCCGCACCCTCCACTACTACGAGGAGCTCGGACTGGTCTGCCCGGAGCGCCGAACCAAGGGCGGGTTCCGGCTCTATCGTCCCGATGCGCTGGATCGCCTGCGCCTGGTGCTCCATTTGCGGGAGCTCGGTCTCGATCTGCCGCAGATCCAGGCGTTCTTGGCTGCGAAGCATGCGCCCACCGGCGCGGCGCGGGAACTGAGATCGACCATCGAGCGGGAGCTTCGACGCGTCAAGTCGCTGCTCTACCGCTACGCGGTCCTGCGCGACGAGCTCGACTCGGCGCTCGATATCGTGAAGGAATGCGAAAGGCGTCAGTGCGTACGGACACCCGGGGGATCCGCCTGCCCTGACTGCGAGGTCGTCTCGGACCGCGAATGCGTCCCCACCACCTTCATGTCGCTGCCCCAGACCGGCTGA